A single Clostridia bacterium DNA region contains:
- a CDS encoding peptide ABC transporter substrate-binding protein — MRQRNKRLLSLITLLVLAAFLVSACGGGGKTPATGSESEQTGSETGGIDQNQYLNLNLGEEPPSLDPGVATDVVSFEVLNATLAGLTRYDADGKLQPEIAESWDVSDDGKTYTFHLRDAKWSDGQPVTSKDFAYAWKRAIDPRTASQYAYQLYYIQGAQEANTLTPPDPKDTKKYPQGDKDPQYQKDTEAFNQQVEEALSKVGIETPDDKTLVVHLAQPTVYWLGLTSFITYLPVRQDIVEKFGDKFATDADKLVFNGPFKIDSWTHNSELVLVKNDTYWDADTVKLQKIHFDMIKDNTTIVNMFDSGQLDTTGVPSDYIQTYKDKGMLKTLADATTWYLEFNLDPRNQNKSFQNKKIRQAIALAFDRQAFVDNVLKNGSLPATALTPPSIHDQEGNSFNEKWVGKDLFPKQADVEQAKQLLQEGLQELGLKELPVVTFVGSDSDTGKLWTQAITDAITQVLGIKFKLVNVDFKTRLDMYRKSQFDMTLAGWGADYDDPETFMSLFDCPTGYTSSSPDLYKSDKVDWAFNDPHWCNDEYTNLDKSTQTTNDNTARMQAFAKMEQIIRDEIPIAPMFWPARNYVEQPWVKGIVRRATGADTEWKWAYTQGRPNS, encoded by the coding sequence TTGCGGCAACGGAACAAGCGGCTGCTGTCGCTGATCACGTTGCTTGTGCTCGCGGCCTTCCTGGTCAGCGCCTGCGGCGGCGGCGGGAAGACGCCGGCCACCGGCAGCGAGTCTGAGCAGACGGGCAGCGAGACGGGTGGCATCGACCAGAACCAGTACCTGAACCTCAACCTCGGCGAGGAACCGCCGTCCCTCGACCCGGGCGTCGCCACTGACGTGGTCTCCTTTGAGGTTTTGAATGCCACGCTCGCCGGCCTCACCCGTTACGATGCGGACGGCAAGCTGCAGCCGGAGATCGCGGAGAGCTGGGACGTCAGCGACGACGGCAAGACGTACACCTTCCACCTGCGTGACGCGAAGTGGTCGGACGGCCAGCCCGTCACGTCGAAGGATTTCGCGTACGCGTGGAAGCGTGCGATCGACCCGCGCACCGCTTCGCAGTACGCTTACCAGCTGTACTACATCCAGGGCGCGCAGGAAGCGAACACCCTGACGCCGCCGGACCCGAAGGATACGAAGAAGTACCCGCAGGGCGACAAGGATCCGCAGTACCAGAAGGATACCGAGGCCTTCAACCAGCAGGTTGAAGAGGCGCTCTCGAAGGTCGGCATCGAGACGCCCGACGACAAGACGCTCGTCGTGCACCTGGCTCAGCCCACGGTGTACTGGCTCGGCCTGACCTCGTTCATCACGTACCTGCCGGTCCGCCAGGACATCGTGGAGAAGTTCGGCGACAAGTTCGCGACGGACGCCGACAAGCTGGTCTTCAACGGGCCGTTCAAGATCGACAGCTGGACGCACAACTCCGAGCTCGTCCTCGTCAAGAACGACACGTACTGGGACGCGGACACCGTCAAGCTGCAGAAGATCCACTTCGACATGATCAAGGACAACACCACGATCGTGAACATGTTCGACAGTGGCCAGCTTGACACGACCGGCGTGCCCAGCGACTACATCCAGACGTACAAGGACAAGGGCATGCTCAAGACCCTTGCCGACGCGACGACGTGGTACCTGGAGTTCAACCTCGACCCGCGGAACCAGAACAAGAGCTTCCAGAACAAAAAGATCCGCCAAGCGATCGCCCTGGCCTTCGACCGTCAGGCGTTCGTCGACAACGTGCTGAAGAACGGCTCGCTGCCGGCCACGGCGCTGACGCCGCCTTCGATCCACGACCAGGAGGGCAACTCCTTCAACGAGAAGTGGGTCGGCAAGGACCTCTTCCCGAAGCAGGCTGACGTCGAGCAGGCGAAGCAGCTGCTGCAGGAAGGCTTGCAGGAGCTCGGCCTGAAGGAGTTGCCGGTCGTCACGTTCGTTGGCAGCGACAGCGACACCGGCAAGCTGTGGACGCAGGCGATCACGGACGCGATCACGCAGGTTCTGGGCATCAAGTTCAAGCTGGTGAACGTCGACTTCAAGACGCGGCTCGACATGTACAGGAAGAGCCAGTTCGACATGACGCTCGCCGGCTGGGGCGCGGACTACGACGATCCTGAGACGTTCATGAGCCTGTTCGATTGCCCGACCGGGTACACGTCCAGCAGCCCGGACCTCTACAAGAGCGACAAGGTCGACTGGGCGTTTAACGACCCGCACTGGTGCAACGACGAGTACACGAATCTCGACAAGTCGACGCAGACCACGAACGACAACACGGCCCGCATGCAGGCGTTTGCGAAGATGGAGCAGATCATCCGCGACGAGATTCCGATCGCGCCCATGTTCTGGCCCGCTCGCAACTACGTCGAGCAGCCGTGGGTGAAGGGCATCGTCCGTCGCGCCACGGGTGCGGACACCGAGTGGAAGTGGGCCTACACGCAGGGCCGCCCGAACAGCTAA
- a CDS encoding ABC transporter permease gives MVRYIVRRFLLSVVAFWAIATLTFILMHSIPGDPFTDPKLPEPIHQLMLHKYGLDKPLYEQYLIYLNNLLHFDLGDSLRFRDQSVNRMIRDGFPVSALLGVEALLWSVGLGLFLGLIAALNRNRALDMVTMAIAIIAISVPNFVIAGALQWLFGVKLEILPIARWGGIEYQILPAISLGFGVIGGMARFMRTSVLDVITQDYIRTAKSKGLTAFETVWRHVIRNSLLPIITILGPLIAGITTGTFVVEQIFGIPGLGKYYVNSIYNRDYPLIMGTTLFYAVLLIIMNFLVDVLYGVVDPRIRITGKREA, from the coding sequence GTGGTCCGCTACATCGTTCGCCGTTTCCTGCTCAGTGTGGTCGCGTTCTGGGCCATCGCCACGCTGACGTTCATCCTCATGCACTCGATCCCCGGCGATCCCTTCACGGACCCGAAGCTGCCGGAGCCAATCCACCAGCTGATGCTGCACAAGTATGGGCTCGACAAGCCTCTTTACGAGCAGTACCTGATCTACCTGAACAATCTCCTGCACTTTGACCTGGGCGACAGCCTGCGCTTCCGCGATCAGTCCGTGAACCGGATGATCCGCGACGGGTTCCCGGTTTCGGCGCTGCTCGGCGTCGAGGCGCTGCTGTGGTCGGTCGGCCTCGGGCTTTTCCTGGGTCTCATCGCGGCGTTGAACCGGAACCGCGCGCTCGACATGGTGACGATGGCGATCGCCATCATTGCGATTTCCGTCCCGAACTTCGTGATCGCGGGCGCGCTCCAGTGGCTGTTCGGGGTGAAGCTGGAGATCCTGCCCATCGCGCGCTGGGGAGGGATTGAATACCAGATCCTGCCTGCCATTTCGCTCGGCTTCGGCGTGATCGGCGGCATGGCGCGCTTCATGCGGACATCGGTGCTGGACGTGATCACGCAGGACTACATCCGCACGGCGAAGTCGAAGGGGCTTACCGCGTTCGAGACGGTGTGGCGGCACGTGATCCGCAACTCGCTCCTGCCCATCATCACGATCCTGGGTCCGCTCATCGCCGGCATCACCACGGGCACGTTCGTCGTGGAGCAGATCTTCGGGATCCCCGGGCTCGGCAAGTACTATGTGAACTCGATCTACAACCGCGACTATCCGCTGATCATGGGCACGACCCTCTTCTACGCGGTGCTTCTGATCATCATGAACTTCCTCGTGGACGTGCTTTATGGGGTCGTGGATCCGCGGATTCGCATCACCGGCAAGAGGGAGGCCTGA
- a CDS encoding ABC transporter permease: protein MDTALMEAIERPPVTFWGDAWRRFRKNRLAMLGLVLLAVMTLIAIVGPYLTPYDTATNNWMIANHGPSKDHWFGTDKLGRDIFTRAWVGTRISLFIGITAAALDVFIGTLYGLISGFSGGVVDDIMMRFVDIMYGIPYLLLVILLLVIVGSGLWTIILAMGISGWIGAARLIRGQVLQLKEQEFVLAARTLGAGRWRIMLQHLVPNVLGILLVNMTLTIPGAIFGEAFLSFIGLGIQPPLASLGTMISDGYQVYRLYPYQWFIPGLLLAIILFAFNVVGDGLRDALDPKLRQ, encoded by the coding sequence ATGGACACCGCGTTGATGGAAGCCATCGAGCGTCCTCCCGTCACGTTTTGGGGGGACGCATGGCGGCGCTTCAGGAAGAACCGTCTCGCCATGCTGGGGCTGGTGCTCCTCGCCGTCATGACCCTCATCGCCATCGTCGGACCCTATCTCACGCCGTACGACACGGCCACGAACAACTGGATGATCGCCAACCACGGCCCCAGCAAGGATCACTGGTTCGGCACGGACAAGCTCGGCCGCGACATCTTCACCCGGGCGTGGGTCGGCACGCGCATCTCGCTGTTCATCGGCATCACGGCCGCAGCGCTCGACGTGTTCATCGGCACGCTGTACGGCCTGATCTCCGGGTTCTCCGGCGGGGTCGTCGACGACATCATGATGCGCTTCGTCGACATCATGTACGGCATCCCGTACCTGCTGCTCGTGATCCTGCTTCTCGTCATCGTCGGCTCCGGCCTCTGGACGATCATCCTCGCCATGGGCATCTCGGGATGGATCGGCGCCGCGCGTCTCATCCGGGGCCAGGTCCTCCAGCTGAAGGAGCAGGAGTTCGTGCTGGCGGCGCGCACGCTCGGGGCGGGCCGGTGGCGCATCATGCTCCAGCATCTCGTGCCCAACGTCCTCGGCATCCTTCTCGTCAACATGACCCTGACGATTCCCGGCGCCATCTTCGGCGAGGCGTTTCTCTCGTTCATCGGCCTCGGGATCCAGCCGCCGCTGGCCTCGCTGGGCACCATGATCAGCGACGGGTATCAGGTCTACCGGTTATATCCCTACCAGTGGTTCATTCCGGGGTTGCTGCTGGCGATCATCCTGTTCGCGTTCAACGTGGTGGGCGACGGTCTCCGCGACGCGCTCGACCCGAAACTGCGGCAGTAG
- a CDS encoding ABC transporter ATP-binding protein, translated as MAQSLLSVRDLQVSFTTYGGEVKAVRGVSFDVAQGETVAIVGESGSGKSVTMQAVTRLLPTPPAFIRQGEILFDGKDLLKLSEREMQKVRGGDIGLIFQDPMTSLNPTMTIGRQIAENILKHDRVSKREAFDRAVEMLRLVGIPNPRERAMQYPHQFSGGMRQRAMIAIALASRPRLLIADEPTTALDVTIQAQILELMQKLQDEFGMAIIMITHNLGVVAKLADRILVMYGGKIVESGSARDVFYRPQHPYTAALLRSVPRLDADTTTDLASIPGTPPDLFSPPPGCAFAPRCEWAMKICTRKQPEYFAVEPGHLSACWLHHPMAEAQAQRRAAAEGGVAHGRR; from the coding sequence TTGGCCCAATCATTGTTGTCGGTGCGAGACCTGCAAGTATCTTTCACGACATACGGCGGCGAAGTGAAAGCCGTCCGGGGCGTCTCGTTCGATGTCGCACAGGGCGAGACCGTGGCGATCGTCGGCGAGTCCGGGTCGGGCAAGTCGGTGACGATGCAGGCCGTGACCCGCCTGCTGCCGACGCCGCCGGCCTTCATCCGCCAGGGCGAGATCCTCTTCGACGGCAAGGACCTTCTGAAGCTCTCGGAGCGCGAGATGCAGAAGGTGCGCGGCGGTGACATCGGCCTGATCTTCCAGGACCCGATGACATCGCTCAACCCGACGATGACGATCGGTCGCCAGATCGCGGAGAACATCCTCAAGCACGACCGGGTCTCCAAGCGAGAGGCGTTCGACCGCGCGGTGGAGATGCTTCGTTTGGTGGGCATCCCCAACCCCCGGGAGCGGGCGATGCAGTACCCGCACCAGTTCTCGGGCGGCATGCGTCAGCGCGCGATGATCGCGATCGCGCTCGCCAGCCGGCCGCGCCTGCTCATCGCCGACGAGCCGACGACGGCGCTTGACGTGACCATCCAGGCGCAGATCCTGGAGCTGATGCAGAAGCTTCAGGACGAGTTCGGCATGGCGATCATCATGATCACGCACAACCTCGGCGTCGTGGCCAAACTGGCGGACCGCATCCTCGTGATGTACGGCGGGAAGATCGTCGAGTCGGGCAGCGCGCGGGACGTCTTCTACCGGCCCCAGCATCCGTACACGGCGGCGCTGCTGCGGTCCGTGCCGCGGCTGGACGCCGACACCACGACGGACCTGGCCAGCATCCCCGGCACCCCGCCGGACCTCTTCAGCCCGCCGCCCGGCTGCGCCTTCGCGCCGCGCTGCGAGTGGGCGATGAAGATCTGCACGCGGAAGCAGCCCGAATATTTTGCCGTGGAGCCGGGCCACCTGTCCGCCTGCTGGTTGCATCACCCCATGGCCGAGGCGCAGGCGCAACGCCGTGCCGCCGCTGAAGGAGGCGTAGCCCATGGCCGTCGCTGA